AGCAAATCAGAAATGGGGTGTGATTCTCTCATGATTCTATGACAATCGTATATTTTTGTAGCACGAAGTGGTGAAAATTGTAGAGAAATTTGGAATTGTTGTGGTGAAAATTGAAGAGAAGAAGAGGAGATATTTGGCTGAAGATTGAAGATAGAGAGAAAATTGGAAAGTGAAAACTGAACGCCGATAAAATTTAGGTCCATAGGGTtaataatttaagaaaattataaaattacccctatattttttaatatttatataatatacccCCGGGTCGGGCATCCGTATCCGTATCCGTATCCGAATTTTATGGCACCCGACCCTCATCTACTCCGTCGATAGAAATCGGATCGGATATCCTAATTTTCAGTGCGAGGCGAATCGAATTGCTCGGATTTTCAGGTCGACGGAtttttttgcccacccctagtGCTTGTTACAATATCTACCGCGTTAGGTCGGGGGTCGAGAAAGCACAACGGCAAAGAAATTGGAAAATGGGAAAGTAAATCCACACCTTTCATCCTGAGTCGCACGCGTCCTGCAACTATTAAATAGGAGAATTTCATCGCTCAAAGCAGCGCATAGCAGCAGAATGATGGTTTTGTGAAGGCTTTTTCCAGTATGTTACAAGCGTGGGTGACAACAACACAACAACAGCGAGAATGAGATCGAATTCGGGCATAAAAAGAGCTGCTGCGACCCAtcccattcattcatttgacgtTGAGCTAGCTTAGTCAAAACTCACTAACCAAATACTGCTATCTCTGCTCCACTTAACTACAGCCACTTGATCGGAATAATAGAAAAGCGCAAACACCTACCAGCAATAAGTGAGAGGAGAATCAGATTCATTTGGTTCAGGGGACATAAAACATCATCACTAAAGCAAATGTTAACTTTTATACTACTAGAACGTGCCCGATaaacccccccaaaaaaaaaaaaaaaactagtacaGCATGTATAGTACATGCATTAACACTCTTTATAAGACCCCCAACTTTAACTTACAACAGAGAAAATACATCTCCAGGGtgcccaaaaaatgaaaaacgaaATACATATGCAATCACTCACCATTAAGAGCCCATAACCTTCAAAATGATACTCGTAAAGTAACAGTAGTATAGTTTCATAAATATGATATACCTTCTTTCTATATGATACTAATCGTTTCACAAATCAATAATGATACTACTAGTAAAGCCTCCGATGATGGTACAAAACTAGTTAACAGTTGGTTAGAATAAAATATTTCTAGGAAGCGCCTCCAACAAGGTCCGATGCTGGGTAATCGAACGGCAGAGGCAAGACGGTGGACGTATCCAATAAATCCCGGTGCACGAACCCATATCTCCTAAGCACCTGATTATCAGCAAAATTCAGAGCAATTTGCATCGCTTCCCAGCAAGACTGTCCAGAGTACATCTGGTTGTGGTCCCCGCTACAAGGCTGACACCCTGTGAAGTGAGTCATGAACGGTCTCCTCCAACTCCCCCTCCCATACCCAGCGTCCTTAAGGTGCTCCTCCCACACCTTACCATAACTCTCCCCCACTCTCTCTGCATGCCTCCTCCTCAATCTCCTCTCCCGTTTCTCAATCCCCGTGTACGCGTCGGTGATGCTCTCCAGCGTCCCCACGATTTCCATCCAGTACCCCTCAAAATAATATTCATCCTCCATGTAAATTTTGTTCCCccacttctctctctctttcaggATCAGATAAGCCAACCCCGTCTGATCGTCTGACTCCGGAAACGTCTTGTCCTTGAACGTCGTCCGCTGAATCACGCCCCATTTGTCGTACTCCGGGGCTTGAGGCCCCATGCTCGCCCATTCTTCCATGAAATCCATTGACCACTGACAGTTGCGCATCAGAAACACTCCAGCGTTCAGCCCCGTCCAGCTCTTCTCCTTGTGAATCAAGTGAGGCCAGCCGTGGACCACTAAATTATGGGCCTTGTAGCGATCCAGCGGCAGCGTGAAGTCCATGTCGGTGAAGGCTGCGTCTGAGTCTACCCACCAGATCCACTCCACCTCCGGATGGGCCAACATGACCGCTTTCACGGCAGGCATTTTTGCCCAAAACGAGAACATCTTCGGCTGCAGCAGCACGGTGTTGTAGAAGATATCGTAGCCGTGGATCCTGCAGTAGTCCACCTTATTCTTGAAGAACCTCAACAGCAAGTGATCCCCGATAGGGTTCTTGCAGGGCGTCGCCTGAGAACCCGTGACCATTAAAATCCTGTCAGCTGCTCCGGCGGCGAACGAGGGATGCTTCTCGAGCCACTCCCGCCTCTTCTCATCCCAGTTCTTGATGGTCTTCTCAATGGTGTAGCTCAATTCCGGGTCGTCATAGAAAGTCGGGTCGGGCGGATCGTAGCTCCGGTTGTGACCCGCTTTCCCGGCGGGGCAGCTGAGGGCAGCCTCGGAAGCTAGGCCCCTCGAGAAAGAGGGATTCGCAGAAGGGGCGGGGCTACTGAAGAAGGACCAGAAGGCCCAGGCTAATAAAAAGGAAGCGGAAGTTCCGGCAGCGTAAAGAAAGCAGCTGGAGAAAAACGACGAGGTTTTGGTGCGGAGGAGGCTGTTGTGCTTAGGCATGGTGGCTGCTGTCTGAAGGTGTGACTGGTCTGGAGATAGCATTTTAAGGGCGCTACGAAAGCGCCTGCGCCTGGTTTTGCCACCTAGGTGGAGGAGGTGAGGTTCGTCCGTTAGTGAGAGTTTATGGCCATCTGGAAAATTGAGTGCGTCAGCTAGAGGTGGTTCGCCGCTTGACTGAATGGACGCCGAAGAGTAATTTGGCCGAGTCTGGGAAAGTAAAAGCAAAGCTGCTCAGCATTGGATTGCGTGGGCGTGGCTTTTGCGTATTGGATGGTGATGATCGTAATCCTTCCTTGCTACTGCAACTACAACTGCATTGCTTTAGCAGTTTAGAGCTGAGTTTGCTCCGCTGCTGCCGGTGTTTCGTTTGTTTTAATGGACAGTGGTGATTATTGTTGAGAGTGGGTGGGGCTTTtaaattttagggataatttcagaaacctcaggggaggttgcTGACAAATCACTAGCCTCCCTTGAAATTTACAAAATTATATATACCTCCCCTAAGGTTAAGGTTTTGATAACAAATTAGTCCAATTAGAAAAGGTAATATTGAAAAAAGTACTTTTAAAAAGAGAGATGAAATTTTGGTTTCGCAAATATCccttatgtatatatataagttgtattagtaaaaaaataaaaataattaaaagttagaaaCAATTAATACATATATTTCACTACTCAAAAAATTtacatttaataaattaaataatacaaataaacaacaaaattgcacTAATGATCATAAGAATCAATAAAATGGACtagtcattttttttaaaataatgtATGCTATGATTCTTatgattttgaataaaaaactttcaaattttgtctttctttttcctccttccTTCATTAGGTATATCAATTAATGTTATTTTCTAAATACAAGTCATCATTCATcattaaagaaattttcaacagctatttttgttaattagttactaGTAATTAATTAATGTTCTAATTACTTAATCGTTAGATATTAATAAA
This sequence is a window from Coffea eugenioides isolate CCC68of chromosome 7, Ceug_1.0, whole genome shotgun sequence. Protein-coding genes within it:
- the LOC113778757 gene encoding putative glycosyltransferase 7, whose protein sequence is MLSPDQSHLQTAATMPKHNSLLRTKTSSFFSSCFLYAAGTSASFLLAWAFWSFFSSPAPSANPSFSRGLASEAALSCPAGKAGHNRSYDPPDPTFYDDPELSYTIEKTIKNWDEKRREWLEKHPSFAAGAADRILMVTGSQATPCKNPIGDHLLLRFFKNKVDYCRIHGYDIFYNTVLLQPKMFSFWAKMPAVKAVMLAHPEVEWIWWVDSDAAFTDMDFTLPLDRYKAHNLVVHGWPHLIHKEKSWTGLNAGVFLMRNCQWSMDFMEEWASMGPQAPEYDKWGVIQRTTFKDKTFPESDDQTGLAYLILKEREKWGNKIYMEDEYYFEGYWMEIVGTLESITDAYTGIEKRERRLRRRHAERVGESYGKVWEEHLKDAGYGRGSWRRPFMTHFTGCQPCSGDHNQMYSGQSCWEAMQIALNFADNQVLRRYGFVHRDLLDTSTVLPLPFDYPASDLVGGAS